The following are encoded in a window of Leptodactylus fuscus isolate aLepFus1 chromosome 9, aLepFus1.hap2, whole genome shotgun sequence genomic DNA:
- the LRTM1 gene encoding LOW QUALITY PROTEIN: leucine-rich repeat and transmembrane domain-containing protein 1 (The sequence of the model RefSeq protein was modified relative to this genomic sequence to represent the inferred CDS: deleted 1 base in 1 codon; substituted 1 base at 1 genomic stop codon), with translation MKGGLLIASCLLLVFHASLGCPEICMCQPSSRTVDCSYRGLLDVPSHFPTQTQVLYLQGNQIRVINYTSFVNVPGLKIXTYLTTLDLSNNSISRVPPYAFHYLRSLQILNLTNNAIHYLEGQVFTPLLALKELDLSFNNISTLPESLGNNTRNLTFLGLKNNHLQGVDRMVLETFTNLKVLLAKSNPWQCNCPVLGLKLWLENFLYKGGIIDELICTGPENRKGNHLLKIPFELYKSCPPLTTSFPMANIHQHSPEHRNNGRHGYHGDHTEGGHPECEPKPKPRPANLRHAIATVVITGVVCGIVCLMMLAAAVYGCAYAAIMAKYHKELKEVERMASTTEHGSPEEKEPLDSSLA, from the exons ATGAAAG GTGGACTGCTAATCGCCTCATGTCTTCTTCTGGTGTTCCATGCCTCCTTGGGATGTCCTGAGATCTGCATGTGTCAGCCTTCTTCAAGGACGGTTGACTGTAGCTACAGAGGACTATTGGATGTTCCAAGTCATTTTCCAACACAGACTCAAGTTCTCTACTTACAGGGTAACCAAATCCGAGTCATCAACTACACGTCTTTTGTCAATGTTCCTGGCCTCAAAATT TAGACTTATCTAACAACTCTAGACTTATCTAACAACTCTATTTCAAGAGTGCCACCATATGCCTTCCACTACCTACGTTCTCTCCAGATCCTAAATCTGACCAACAACGCCATCCATTATCTTGAAGGACAGGTTTTCACGCCTCTACTTGCTCTAAAGGAACTGGATTTGTCTTTTAACAATATTAGCACTTTGCCAGAGTCCTTAGGAAACAACACTCGAAACCTGACTTTCCTTGGACTGAAAAACAACCACCTACAAGGAGTTGACCGGATGGTCCTGGAGACGTTCACAAATCTTAAAGTCTTGCTTGCGAAATCCAACCCATGGCAATGCAATTGTCCCGTTTTAGGTCTAAAGCTTTGGCTGGAAAACTTTTTATACAAAG GGGGTATTATCGATGAGTTGATCTGCACCGGCCCAGAGAATCGTAAAGGAAATCATCTTCTCAAAATCCCATTTGAGTTGTATAAAAGTTGTCCTCCACTCACCACTTCATTCCCAATGGCCAATATCCACCAGCACAGTCCAGAGCATAGGAATAATGGACGACATGGATATCATGGGGATCATACGGAGGGTGGCCATCCTGAATGTGAACCAAAACCAAAGCCTAGACCGGCCAACTTGAGGCATGCCATAGCCACAGTGGTTATTACTGGTGTTGTATGTGGAATTGTATGTCTGATGATGCTGGCAGCTGCCGTATATGGATGCGCCTATGCAGCAATTATGGCAAAATATCATAAGGAGCTCAAAGAAGTGGAAAGAATGGCTTCTACCACAGAACATGGCAGCCCTGAGGAGAAGGAACCTCTTGATAGTTCATTGGCCTGA